The genomic interval ATGCAGTTTGTGTGTTGTTGTTTGATCCGACACTTGATCAGTTGGTATTTGTCGAACAGTTCAGGGTGGCAGCGAGTTTTCATGGTAGTCCCTGGTTATTGGAGCTGGTAGCCGGACTGATTGATAAAGACGAAACACCAGAGCAGGTAGGACGGCGCGAAGCTATGGAGGAAGCAGGATTGACGCTGGGGCGTATGGAGAAAATCTGTAATTATCTGCCGTCTCCCGGAGGCTCAAATGAAAAAGTATTTCTCTACGTGGCCGAAGTGGATAGTGCCAACGCCGGCGGAATATATGGGCTGGAAGAGGAAGGGGAGGATATTAAAGTTCACGTTTTAACGACAGCCGAGGCTTTTTCTGCCCTGGAAAACGGAAAAATCAATAACGCAGCCGGTATTATGGCTTTGCAATGGTTACAATTACACAAGACACGTTTGCGATCACTCTGGAGTCATTGAATCTTGTCCTCATTCCGAATCCCAAAGAAGAAATATGTTCCGGACCTGGCGCATGACAGTGCGACTTGTGAGGGCAACTATGCCAAATTGCAGAAAATCTTTCCTGATATGGAAGAAAATCAGCAATTAGAACTCGACCTGCATGACGGTAGACAGAGATATGCCAGAATACGATTAAAGGTACGGGAATGTTTTTCCTATACCGCAACGGTACAAATGGAAATCAGTTCTGTCATGCCTGTCAGCAAAAGTCTGCTGATCAGGGTATATCAGGATGCCCGGATGGCGGAAGTTGTGAAAGGTGAAAGCGGACGTCAGCACAACGGTGTGTATCCTTATCCCAATGAGCAGATGTATCAGGTTGATGAAAAAGCACAGCTGAATCGTTTTGTCTCAGAATGTTTGAGCCAATGTCTGAGCGATGGTCATATTGTCGAGTCTGCCGTACTGGATAGACTTTTTTCACAAATGTGAGCAAAACTTCTAAATACAATAACTATCCTGGTTTTTTTCCTGTTGTGAGTCTATGACTATAAAAATAAGTATGTAAAAATGGCTTCAGGATAAACGGATACTGTATGTTTTGAGTCAGAAAACTCCTTTTCAGCTTATTCAAATTACCGATCCTCATCTTCACGCAGGCGAAGAGGGTACCTTATTAGGATTGCAGACACAGAAAAGTCTTGATCTGGTGCTCGATAAAATTCGGGAAGAGCAGCCGGTTATTGATGCACTTATAGCAACAGGTGATATCGCACAGGATAGTTCCCTGCAGGCTTATCAGCGCTTTAAAACCATCTTGGAAGGTTTTGGAGTGACTATCCGCTGGTGTCCGGGTAATCATGATAATAAAAACACCATGAATCGGGCGGCAGAGAAATCTGAACTGATTGAAAAATTTATCGTGACAGATTTTTGGGTAATTTTGTTATTGGATTCCAGCGTTCCGCACAAAGTGTATGGTCGGTTTGGTCACGATCAGTTTGAACTCGTTAATCAGGTGGCTGGTAAGTACCCTGATAAACATATTCTGATTGCTTTTCATCATCACCCGTTACCAATGGGGAGTCATTGGATTGATCAGCAGCAAATTAAAAATGGTAGTGAGCTGTTAACGACTGTTCGCAAGTACCCCAACATTAAAGCGTTATTGTGGGGGCATGTGCATCAGGAACGGGATGAGGTTATTGATGGACTGCGATTCATTTCCACGCCATCCACCTGTGTTCAGTTCGAGCCACATTCTGAAGACTTCTCAATTGATAAAACCGGACCCGGTTACCGCTGGCTGAAATTGTATGACGATGGCTCGATAGAGACCGCTGTATCCAGAGTGCAAAATGTGGAATTTGAAATAGATTACAGCGTCAAAGGCTACTGAGCATTACCCAAAACCCTCATTTACTGCCAGGGCAGGATTGCTTTCTGAAGAAAAAACTCGTTTTTCTACATGGATTTCTGAGTTCTCCTGACTCTGAAAAGGCGCAGATTCTGCGCCATAATCTGCATCTGTTCCCCCATGCCGTTGGCTTTGAAGTTCCACAAATTCCGCTGGATCTGAGTCGTGCTCAGGTTATGCTGGCTGACTTGGTTGTGCAGAGTCGCCATAATGGTGTTGAACCGGTCTTTATCGGTAGCTCCCTGGGAGGTTTCTTTGCCTGGCAGCTGGCGGCAGAGTTTGCCGTCAAAGCGGTATTGGTAAACCCAGCGGTACAGCCCGATATCTCTTTACAACACTACCCTGACACTGTTCAAAATCCCTACACCGGCGAAACACTCCATATAAATCAAAACGTTATCGAAACCCTGAAAAAATGGCGGGAGACTCGACGGATACCAAACAAACAGATTATGCTTGTGCTGCAGACAGGTGATGAGGTGTTGGATTACCGCGATGCACTTAGCCGGTTCCCGGTTTCTCAGGCACTTATTCAGCCCCGTGGAAGTCATCGCTTTGAACAGTTTGAAACCACACTTCCCGCCATCAGCCATTTTTTAAATTTAAATAAATAGACACTCCATGACGAATCAAAACTACAACGCTGAATCCATTGAAGTCCTGAGCGGTCTGGACCCGGTCCGTAAACGCCCCGGGATGTATACCGACACCACGCGCCCTAACCACCTGGCCCAGGAAGTGATTGATAACTCAGTGGATGAAGCTCTGGCCGGTCATGCTGATCACATCGCGGTTATTCTATTTTCCGATGGGTCGTTATCCGTCGAAGATAATGGGCGCGGCATGCCTGTCGATATTCATCCGGAGGAAAAAGTCTCCGGTGTCGAACTCATCATGACCCGACTGCATGCCGGCGGCAAATTCTCAGGTAAAAACTACCAGTTCAGTGGGGGATTGCACGGTGTGGGGGTTTCCGTCGTAAATGCGCTCTCCAAAGTGCTCGAAGTGACCATCAAGCGCGATGGCAAAGTATACCGGATGGGTTTCAAAAACGGTGATAAGGCCGTTGAGCTTGAGGAAATCGGCACCTGTGGCAAAAAAACAACCGGTACCCTGATTCGTTTTATGCCAGATCCGAAGTATTTCGATTCGGATAAATTCCTGGTTTCCCGGTTGCGTCATATTTTGCGTGCCAAAGCAGTCTTGTGTCCGGGTTTGAAAGTCACGTTTGAGAACCAGGAAAAGCAGGAAAACGACGAGTGGTTTTATGAAGACGGCCTGCGTGACTACCTCAAGCTGAACACCCGGCTCTATGACACCGTCCCTGAAGAACCTTTTCATGGTTCCTTCTCCTCGGAAGAAGAAGGTGTTGACTGGGCGGTGCAGTGGTTACCCGAAGGCGGGGAACTGTTGCAGGAAAGCTATGTCAATCTGATTCCCACCTCCCAGGGCGGAACCCATGTAAACGGGTTCCGGACCGGCCTGCTGGAATCCATGCGTGAATATTGTGAATTCCGCAACCTGTTGCCCAGGGGCATCAAACTATCACCCGAAGACATCTGGGACCGCTGCGCTTATGTGCTATCTGCCAAAATGCGTGACCCACAGTTTGCCGGGCAAACCAAAGAGCGTCTGTCTTCCCGGCAGTCATCCGTATTTGTATCCGGAGTGGTCAAAGATGCTTTTGCGCTATGGTTGAACCAGCATACCGATGTCGGCGATCTGCTTGCTGAAATGGCAGTCAACAACGCTCAGAAGCGCATGCGGGCTGCCAAAAAAGTGGTTCGTAAAAAAGTCACCAGCGGCCCGGCATTGCCCGGTAAACTGGCAGACTGCTCCGGTGCCGATGCAATGGCTGGCGAACTGTTTCTGGTGGAAGGGGATTCCGCCGGCGGCTCAGCCAAGCAGGCACGTGACCGTCAATTTCAAGCCATCCTGCCGCTGCGTGGAAAAATTCTGAATACCTGGGAAGTGGATTCCAATGAAATTCTCGCCTCGCAGGAAGTTCATGACATTGCGGTAGCGCTGGGAGTCGATGCAGACTCCAATGACCTTGACGGTCTGCGTTACGGTAAAGTGTGTATTCTGGCCGATGCCGATTCCGATGGACTGCATATTTCCACACTTTTATGCGCACTCTTTGTTCGGCATTTTCGCGCCCTGGTTGAAGCCGGTCACGTATATGTTGCCATGCCTCCTTTATATCGTGTGGATATTGGCAAAGAAGTGGCCTATGCGCTCGATGAAAGCGAACTCAATGGCATTCTGGATCGCATAAAAGCCGAGAAAAAGAAAGCTAAACCCCAGGTAACCCGATTCAAAGGACTTGGTGAAATGAATCCTTTGCAGCTGCGTGAAACCACCATGGCCCCGGATACCCGCAGACTGGTAAGACTGACCATTGAAGATGACGAACAAACGTTTGAAATGATGGACATGCTGCTGGCCAAAAAACGCAGTGGCGACCGCAAAAGTTGGCTCGAAGCAAAGGGTAATATGGCGGAGGTTTAGAAATCCACCGCCCCCCAAGCTTAAATTTTTAGCTTATCAATAACAGGCAGGCATCATTAAGGGTGTCTGCGGTTTTCCCTTCTGGTACACTTTTTTCCTTATTTCTTATGTGTCGTTATTGTCTTTCAGGATAATTCAGGCAACACTTGTCGCTGGTATTATTGGTTATGCAGATAATAATAAAAAATGTTCTGACATGATCTGCCGCTGCGGCGCGATATCACTACAAGTGCTGTTGGTATGGAATGCTGAAAATTTGTGAGCCTTGTCACAGTTGACGGCCTTAGTGATTCTTGCATTCGGTTTATCTCCTATGTTCAGGATCTTCATGACCGGAACGGTGTCTGTCTATTGCAGGTTGTCATGATGATATCTTGACTGACATTTACGATTGCATTTCATAAGTGCAGTAGGTTGGCGGGGGCATATGGCTGATAATACACACCCTGAGTTATGGCAATTTTTTATAAGTGGTTTTTGTTTGAGGGGCCTCTGGATTATGTCGTCGAGGATGCCAGAACACAGTGAAAATTTGCAAAAAGCAGGAATTTATAAGCCATAAATGATCGGTTTGAGCAGATTTTTAACACAGCATATAACAGCTCATATAGTTATTCAGAAGCACCTTAAGCATTACATGGGTGATGGGCATGCGGGGCCGGTTTGGTTATGGTCCTGCATCGACAAACCATCATTGACTTATCAATCACCAACGGAACATTAACAATGTCAAGAATTGTGAAGGCAATCGTACTGTTTTCCGGTATGTGTATAAGTGTGTTGAGTCTCGCGGATGACCAACAGTTTAATATTTATCAGATTCAAGCTAATTCTGTGCGGGAAATTGAGAATAATGTTTTGGTCATTACTTTAGTGGCCAGACATCAGTCGGATGAAGCACAGGATGCCAGTAAGGAAGTTAATCAGGATATGAATTGGGCGTTGTCACAGCTTAAGGACCGATCTGCCCTGAAGGTTTCGACGCTTAATTACACTACTCAGCCGGTATATCGGAATGATCGGATTATTGCCTGGGCGGTCAGTCAACAGCTGCGATTGGAAAGTGGTGAGATTGATACGTTGGCAGAGTTGAGTGGCCGACTGCAGCAGAAACTCAATATCAGCAATATGCAGTTCAAGGTCAGTGATGATTTGCAAAAGCAGGTTTCTGGTGATCTGATAAAGGATGCATTGGGATCCTTTAAAGATAAAGCTGACCTACTGGTCAAAATAATGGGGGCGAATGACTATCGCGTGGTTGACGTCAGCATTGATGAAGGAGGGCAGATGATGCCTTTCCAAAAGGCATTCAGATCTGAAATGGGCAACTCTTTTTCTGCAGCGGGTCCTGCTATCGAAGCTGGAGAGTCAAGTTTGTCCGTTAATCTGCACGGGTCTATACAGTTGTTGTTTTAATAATACCTGCCGGACGGACCATCCGGTCCGTCTCAGGAAGTCCGATATTTGTCTGCTCTCTTCTTTTTTTATTTTTCTTTCATACCCATAAAAACGTTTTCATACTGTCATAGATGTGTCATTTGCTGTTTTGTACTTAAACGTTTCAGAATTTCATTTGTTGACATGACATATTTTCGCCGCAAAATGAGCTGATTCCTCCATTTTTTTGCATCGCGAGAGTTACTTACATGGAAATTATAAAAACCCTTGGAGAGTTCATTATCGACCGGCAGGCGGAATATCCGGGTGCCACCGGTGAGCTTTCTGCTTTGTTTGCGTCGATACGCTTTGCGTCTAAAGTCGTGCATCGTGAAATCAATAAGGCAGGGTTGGCAGATATTACCGGAGCGGCCGGGGAGGAAAATGTTCAGGGTGAACAACAACAAAAACTGGATGTTTACGCAAACGAGAAATTTAAAACCGCTCTGGCCGCCAGAGGTGTCGTATGTGGACTCGCATCAGAAGAGGAAGAGGATTTCGTCCGCTTTGAAGAGGGTAAGAATCTCGACGGAAAGTATGTAGTGTTGATCGATCCTTTGGATGGTTCGTCGAACATTGATGTCAACGTCTCAGTAGGTACCATTTTTTCAATTTACCGCCGGATTTCCCCAGTGGGTACGCCGGTGACTGAAGCTGACTTTTTGCAGAAAGGTATCAATCAAATTGCCGCGGGTTATATTATTTATGGTTCGTCGACAATGATGGTCTATTCCGCTGGTAAGGATGTTAATGGATTTACCTACGATCCTACCCTGGGTGTGTTTTGCCTGTCGCATCCAAACATGAAGTTTCCGCATAATGGTTCGATGTATTCAATCAACGAAGGCAATTACATTCACTTTCCTGATGGGGTTAAAAAATATATTAAATATTGTCAGGAGGAGGATGAGGCCACGAAGCGACCGTACACTTCTCGCTATATCGGCTCACTGGTATCTGATTTTCACCGTAATCTGATAAAAGGTGGCATTTATCTGTACCCAACTTCAAGCCGTTATCCAAGTGGAAAACTACGCCTGTTGTATGAATGTAATCCGATGGCGTTTTTGGCTGAAGCTGCTGGAGGTAGAGCTATTTCCGGCCCCGGGCAGCGAATATTGGAAATTGATCCGGTTGAATTGCATCAGCGTACTCCTTTTTTTGTCGGGTCGCCGGCAATGATTGAAACGATCGAAAAATTCATGAGCGAATTTGGCGAAATATAATTCTGTGGCCGTACTGATGATTAAAGGCAGCGTGAATAACACTGCCTTCTCTGATTAAAAATAATAATAAAAATTTTATGCTTGTTCATTGCCCGGTTTTTGAACAAGCGTTTATTCAGAGCTATGAATGGACTGTTTTGATTGATGGAGTGTATTCGCAGCTAAACGGATGACAACCGTTGCCTGGCTGTTTGAAAATCATTGCTCAGGTGCTGCCTGATCAGCTATGACGATGATTCAGGTTGATGACGTGCTGTTGTTTGTGTTTAAACAACAGGTTCGCAGTTTGAGCCATATTCATCGGTTTATTCAGTAAATATCCCTGGAAATAGTCACAACCCAGTTCCTGAAGGCGAACCACCTTTTCGTGATTATCCACACCTTCGGCGATCACTTTGAGTTTGAGTGAGTGAGCCAGCGCAATCACGGCTCTTACGATAGATTCGTCATCCTGATTGAACAAAATGTCGCGCATAAACGAGCGATCTACTTTTATGTAGTCAATCGGATAGCGCTTTAAGTAAGTTAGTGATGAATATCCGGTGCCAAAATCATCGAGTGCAATCTGAATGCCGAGGTCTTTGAGATCCGACAACAACTTGAGTGTACTGGGGGATTCTTCCAGCAGAATAGACTCGGTAATCTCCACCACCAGTGCCTCACCTGGCAAGCCGGATTCGTTTAATACCTGTTCAAACGATTTCACCAGATGCTGGTCATACAATTGCCGGGGAGACAGGTTTATCGATATGTGAGCGGCTGGGTCCAACAATCCATCCGCCTGCCATTGGAGGTAAGCACTCACGACCTGCTGCAATAGCCAGTGACTGATAGGAATGATTAACCGTGTTTCCTCCAGTTGGGCAATGAACTTGGTGGGACTGATCAGCCCACGGGTTGGATGATGCCAGCGCAGCAGAGCCTCTGAGCCAACATAGCGGCCACTGTTGACATCGGCCTGTAACTGGTAATAGACCTCCATTTCTCCGCGATCCAGTGCATTATGCAGGCTGTTACGGATAATGGTTCGGTCTTTGGAAGCCCGTTCCAGTTCCGGAGAATAGAACTGGTAGTTATTTCTGCCTTCTGATTTGGCCCGATAAAGTGCGATATCTGCTTGTTTGATTAGCGTTTTACTATTGGTATTGAAGTTTTCGAAAGCGAAAGTAATGCCGATACTGGTGCTGATGAACAGTTCGTTTCCGCGAATCAGGCAGGGTTGAGCCAGCTGTGACATGATCTTTTCTGATACCTCAGAGGCAACGCAGGAGTGTTCAATACCTTCCATCAGGATCATGAATTCATCGCCCCCGACCCTGGCGATGGTGTGGTCAGCATGCAGACATTTCTGTAATCGGCGGGCCACTTCTGTCAGCAATTCGTCGCCCACATCATGGCCAAAGCTGTCATTGATGTTTTTAAAATCATCCAGATCCAGGCATAGAAGAATAATGCCTTTTTCCTGCAATGACTGATTGAGAGCATTTTCCAGGCGTTCCTGAAACAATGCCCGGTTGGGGAGTCCGGTCAATGAATCAAGCTCTGCCATGTCCCGTAGTTTCCTTTCCGTATGATGGCGGTAGGTGTTATCGGTTATGGTGGCAATCACTCCCTCAGGTTTTCTGTTCAAGCCGAAAAAAGCCCGGGCATTCAGTTCAACCCAAATGGTTTCGCCTTGCGGAGTATTGAAACGACATTCTATGGAAAATTCCTTTTTCTCTGTGATGGCTTGTCGTAATGCCGTCATGGTATTTTCCAGGTCATCCTGATGGATAAGATTGATCCATTGATGACCATTTAACTCTTCTTCTGTCAGTCCACAAATGTCACACCAATGACGATTGACATAGGTGCATGCCCAGTTTCGATTGGTTTGCAGAATACCGATAGGAGCGAGATCAGAAACCGCCTCAAAGCGTTGTGTTTCCTGATCGGACTGGCGGCGTAAAGTACGTAACTCGCTGTTGTTCTGGATGAACAACAAATAATGTGTCTGGCCATACTTGATGTAGGGGGTTACCGTAATATCGACCATCAACTCCATACCAACGGCATTGACTGCGCGGCATCGGACTTGTTGATTGTGGGGGCTGAAGGTGTAAATCCGGTGTTCGTTCGGAAAACGCTCAGGCAGAAATGTGGTGATTTCCCGGTCGATGGCAAACTGGTCGGTAACTCCAAACAGGGTTTCGGCAGCGGGGTTGAAGCTGGTGATCTTGTGATTTTTATTGATTTCGATGGTGGCCAGTGGACAGTCATACTGGGTTTTCTGTAATGCGACGCCAGTTTCTTCTTCTTTGCCTGGCAGGTGAATGGTTTTTTGCTGCTTTCTCTGGATGCTGTTAAAAATAGATACAGTGGTAATAAGCAATGGCCAGAACCGCTTTGCCATATCGATGGAATAGCCATTTTTACTATTGGCAAGACATAGGATACCTATGCTTTGCTGGCTGTCGATGAGGGGCAGGGCGATCATGTTTCCCAGCTTTCGCCACCCTAGCCTGTCATATGGAATCTGTGACAGTGACTGACGTTGAAATACCTGGGGTATATTACTGCTGCCGATTGCGTTCAGACAGGTGGAAATTCGGGTGTTCGGTTCCAGTACCATATCATGTTGAGTGGCAACATCTCTGTCTGTGTCGTAACTGCTGAAGATTCTTAAAGAGGTTTCTTTTTTTTCTGATTTTGTTATCAAAATAACAAAAGAGAGCCTGGATCCGGTAATGACAGCAAGATCTTTGAGTACCTGATTGAATAGTGCAAAAGTACTTTTTTTTCCTTCGCAATGGTGAAGTCTGTCTATCGTTTCCCTGAGTTGCTGGTCCTGTCTTCGACTTAAATTCACCTGAGCACCTAAATTGTGGAATGAGTTTTCTTTGAATATCTTTTGTTATTGTCGGGTAATATATTATTCAAAATTAAACATCATGCTCAACACGATAATGTTTTTCTCAAAATAGTAAATAGTTATTTTGCTATGGAAACAGTTGAAAACGATTTTTATAAATTTTTTTTCGGGTATTTGTGTCATTCATACTTAAGGACGATTTTTTGACAGTCCATTAATAAGGTCTGGAGATATTTTTGAACTGTGAAGTAATAGCCCTGAATGAACGAGTATGGTGCCGGTCAGTACAGCTGGGTATTTTAAAAGCCGTTGGAAAATATTGTTGCTGATTTGCTGGCTGATACACCACAATCTTAATCTGGCTATGATTGGTTTCCTGTTTAATATTTCCGGCGATGCGCTAATCTGCATGACAACCGGATGACTGTGACCTAAACGGCATCAGCTCGTGGAAAAGCATGATTTTTGACCGCGTGTCTTTTAAAGTGGCGCGAAGACTTAATAGCATAAATGCCGGATATAACGATGACAGATAGTTTGAAACACAAAACCCCGCAACAGTTAAGTATTGAGGACTTTCCCGCTCGCAGCCGTGAGAATGTCCGCTTCAGTGATGTGGATTGCCTTGGACATGTGAACAATACGGTATTTGCCAGTTTTCTGGAGACTGGCAGAGTGAATATTTTCTGGGATCGGGAAGGGCATTTTGAACTGGCCAATTCAATGTTTGTGGTGGCTCATCTCAGTCTTGATTTCATTGCTGAGATTACCTGGCCGGGAGAGGTTGAAATCGGTACCGGGATCGTGCGTCTTGGTCGCAGCTCAATCACCATGTACCAGGGGATTTTTCAGCAGCAACGATGTGTTGCCACTGCTGAGACGGTCATTGTTGCCATGGATCCGGAAACACGCAGTTCCAGACCATTGGATGAAAAAAGCCGTCATTATTTCAATCGTTTCATTTTGTCCTGAGTAAACATGCTGGGATCTGGTGACTCCCTCAGCAGATCCCGGGACGGTTATGGCCTGCTTCTGTCACAAAGCCCACATTGTTCCAACATCGGTATTAATACAACACTCCCACCAAGTTCGAAAATATCCATAACTTATTGATATTCAAAATGTTTTCCTTGTTCCCTTCAACGGTACAGGCGTTGCAATATCTCTGACGGATCAATCCACCAGAGGAGTGAGAGAGGATGGAATTAACGGTTATCGATTCATCGGTTAAACCCGCCGAAGCGTCCGGTTGCAGCGCTGGGTCCTGTGGCAGTACTGATGATCAAATGTCGCATTTGCCGGAAGAAATCCGACAAAAGGTATTCAACCATCCCTGTTATTCAGAGGATGCACATCATTATTTTGCCCGAATGCATGTGGCAGTTGCGCCGGCCTGTAATATTCAGTGTCACTACTGTAATCGTAAATATGATTGCAGTAACGAATCCCGTCCCGGGGTGGTTTCGGAGTTGCTGACACCGGAGCAGGCGGTTGCAAAAACCAAGGCGGTTGCTGCCAATATTCCACAAATGACGGTACTTGGAATTGCCGGACCGGGTGATCCGCTGGCGAATCCTGAACGTACATTTGATACCTTCCGGCGTCTGTCAGAAGAGGCTCCCGATATCAAACTGTGTGTTTCCACGAATGGGTTGTCGTTGCCGGAATCGGTGGACGAACTGGCGAAGCACAATATTGACCATGTCACGATCACCATTAACTGTGTGGATCCCAAAATCGGGGCTCAGATTTATCCCTGGATTTATTGGAACAATCGTCGGGTATTTGGTGAGAAGGCCGCGAAAATTCTGATCAGACAGCAACAAAAAGGGCTGGAAATGCTGGTGGCCAGAGGCATTCTGGTGAAAGTGAATTCGGTCATGATTCCCGGTGTCAATGATGAGCACCTCAAGGAAGTCAGTCGTATTGTCAAAGAAAAAGGTGCTTTTCTGCACAACGTCATGCCACTGATTGCGGAAGCTGAACATGGCACGTTTTACGGCATCATGGGGCAGCGCTCACCTGAACCGGAAGAGTTGCAGGATCTGCAGGATGCCTGTGCCGGCGACATGAACATGATGCGTCATTGCCGTCAGTGTCGTGCAGATGCCGTAGGATTGCTTGGAGAAGACCGAGGTGAGGAGTTCACCATGGACAAAATCGAATCCATGAACATCGATTACGACGAGGCAATGAAAAAACGCGCTGTCGTGCATGCTGCCATTGAGCAGGAGCTGAATGAAAAACGGGCCAAAAAGGAACGATTGGCCAGCATGTTCGGATCACCGGCGACCCAGTCGGAAAAACGTCCGGTATTAATGGCGGTGGCAACCACCGGCAGTGGTTTGATCAATCAGCACTTCGGTCATGCCACGGAATTCCTGGTCTATGAAGCTTCACCGGCGGGTGTGCGCTTTATCAGTCATCGCAAGGTCGATCAGTACTGTATTGGCAATGATACCTGTGGTGAGAAGGAATCAGCGCTGTCGGGCAGTATCCGGGCTTTGAAAGGTTGCGAGGTCGTGCTCTGTGCCAAAATTGGTTATGAGCCCTGGGAGCAACTGGAGCAGGCGGGTATACAACCGAATGGTGAACATGCCATGGAGCCGATCGAAGAAGCAGTCGCGCAGGTATATCAGGAAATGGATGCCGCTGGAAAGCTGGATCCGGCTGCCACGGTGATGACTGAAACAGCATAGCCTGTTGATATTCAGGGAAGTCTGCTTCCCTGTTTTTTTTAAAAGCAACGAGGAGAAGACGATGGCGCTGTCAATTATCGAATCCTGTGTAAACTGCTGGGCCTGTGTGGATGTCTGTCCAAGCAATGCCATTTCCATGGCCGAGGCACATTTTAAAATTAACCCGAAAAAATGTACGGAATGTGACGGAGACTACGCCGATCCCCAGTGTGCCAGTATCTGCCCGATTGAAGGTGCGA from Gynuella sunshinyii YC6258 carries:
- the fbp gene encoding class 1 fructose-bisphosphatase — encoded protein: MEIIKTLGEFIIDRQAEYPGATGELSALFASIRFASKVVHREINKAGLADITGAAGEENVQGEQQQKLDVYANEKFKTALAARGVVCGLASEEEEDFVRFEEGKNLDGKYVVLIDPLDGSSNIDVNVSVGTIFSIYRRISPVGTPVTEADFLQKGINQIAAGYIIYGSSTMMVYSAGKDVNGFTYDPTLGVFCLSHPNMKFPHNGSMYSINEGNYIHFPDGVKKYIKYCQEEDEATKRPYTSRYIGSLVSDFHRNLIKGGIYLYPTSSRYPSGKLRLLYECNPMAFLAEAAGGRAISGPGQRILEIDPVELHQRTPFFVGSPAMIETIEKFMSEFGEI
- a CDS encoding YqiA/YcfP family alpha/beta fold hydrolase, which translates into the protein MKKKLVFLHGFLSSPDSEKAQILRHNLHLFPHAVGFEVPQIPLDLSRAQVMLADLVVQSRHNGVEPVFIGSSLGGFFAWQLAAEFAVKAVLVNPAVQPDISLQHYPDTVQNPYTGETLHINQNVIETLKKWRETRRIPNKQIMLVLQTGDEVLDYRDALSRFPVSQALIQPRGSHRFEQFETTLPAISHFLNLNK
- a CDS encoding NUDIX domain-containing protein, whose amino-acid sequence is MEFKIINRERVFDGFYKLDRFRVQHELFNGGMSTEIVREVMVRPDAVCVLLFDPTLDQLVFVEQFRVAASFHGSPWLLELVAGLIDKDETPEQVGRREAMEEAGLTLGRMEKICNYLPSPGGSNEKVFLYVAEVDSANAGGIYGLEEEGEDIKVHVLTTAEAFSALENGKINNAAGIMALQWLQLHKTRLRSLWSH
- the cpdA gene encoding 3',5'-cyclic-AMP phosphodiesterase; its protein translation is MSQKTPFQLIQITDPHLHAGEEGTLLGLQTQKSLDLVLDKIREEQPVIDALIATGDIAQDSSLQAYQRFKTILEGFGVTIRWCPGNHDNKNTMNRAAEKSELIEKFIVTDFWVILLLDSSVPHKVYGRFGHDQFELVNQVAGKYPDKHILIAFHHHPLPMGSHWIDQQQIKNGSELLTTVRKYPNIKALLWGHVHQERDEVIDGLRFISTPSTCVQFEPHSEDFSIDKTGPGYRWLKLYDDGSIETAVSRVQNVEFEIDYSVKGY
- the parE gene encoding DNA topoisomerase IV subunit B — its product is MTNQNYNAESIEVLSGLDPVRKRPGMYTDTTRPNHLAQEVIDNSVDEALAGHADHIAVILFSDGSLSVEDNGRGMPVDIHPEEKVSGVELIMTRLHAGGKFSGKNYQFSGGLHGVGVSVVNALSKVLEVTIKRDGKVYRMGFKNGDKAVELEEIGTCGKKTTGTLIRFMPDPKYFDSDKFLVSRLRHILRAKAVLCPGLKVTFENQEKQENDEWFYEDGLRDYLKLNTRLYDTVPEEPFHGSFSSEEEGVDWAVQWLPEGGELLQESYVNLIPTSQGGTHVNGFRTGLLESMREYCEFRNLLPRGIKLSPEDIWDRCAYVLSAKMRDPQFAGQTKERLSSRQSSVFVSGVVKDAFALWLNQHTDVGDLLAEMAVNNAQKRMRAAKKVVRKKVTSGPALPGKLADCSGADAMAGELFLVEGDSAGGSAKQARDRQFQAILPLRGKILNTWEVDSNEILASQEVHDIAVALGVDADSNDLDGLRYGKVCILADADSDGLHISTLLCALFVRHFRALVEAGHVYVAMPPLYRVDIGKEVAYALDESELNGILDRIKAEKKKAKPQVTRFKGLGEMNPLQLRETTMAPDTRRLVRLTIEDDEQTFEMMDMLLAKKRSGDRKSWLEAKGNMAEV
- a CDS encoding SIMPL domain-containing protein (The SIMPL domain is named for its presence in mouse protein SIMPL (signalling molecule that associates with mouse pelle-like kinase). Bacterial member BP26, from Brucella, was shown to assemble into a channel-like structure, while YggE from E. coli has been associated with resistance to oxidative stress.), with product MSRIVKAIVLFSGMCISVLSLADDQQFNIYQIQANSVREIENNVLVITLVARHQSDEAQDASKEVNQDMNWALSQLKDRSALKVSTLNYTTQPVYRNDRIIAWAVSQQLRLESGEIDTLAELSGRLQQKLNISNMQFKVSDDLQKQVSGDLIKDALGSFKDKADLLVKIMGANDYRVVDVSIDEGGQMMPFQKAFRSEMGNSFSAAGPAIEAGESSLSVNLHGSIQLLF
- a CDS encoding DUF1249 domain-containing protein, with translation MSSFRIPKKKYVPDLAHDSATCEGNYAKLQKIFPDMEENQQLELDLHDGRQRYARIRLKVRECFSYTATVQMEISSVMPVSKSLLIRVYQDARMAEVVKGESGRQHNGVYPYPNEQMYQVDEKAQLNRFVSECLSQCLSDGHIVESAVLDRLFSQM